A genomic window from bacterium includes:
- a CDS encoding glutamate racemase, whose protein sequence is MPDCNFRDPENAIGIFDSGVGGLTVVKEVFRQLPNEKIVYFGDTARYPYGTRSPERVRNLALENSRILLDFDVKLVIVACNTASSVALDYLIDNIPVPVIGVVKPGAYAAARTTRNGKIGIIGTNATIDSKSYSKELKSLNSQIEIISRACPLFVALAEEGWTIGPIARMVAETYLADLRLSSIDTLILGCTHYPLLRTVIEDTLGSAVQLVDSAEATVKEVKRLLDANGGLRATGNRPSHRFIVSDAEERFRGVGERFLERPIEAVQTIEIEEFK, encoded by the coding sequence ATGCCCGACTGTAACTTTCGCGACCCTGAAAACGCAATCGGTATTTTCGATAGCGGTGTCGGTGGATTGACTGTTGTAAAAGAGGTGTTTAGACAGCTTCCGAATGAAAAGATTGTTTATTTTGGAGATACTGCTCGCTATCCTTATGGCACCCGAAGCCCTGAAAGGGTTAGAAATCTCGCGTTGGAAAATTCAAGAATACTCCTTGATTTCGATGTTAAGCTCGTAATAGTGGCTTGTAATACAGCTTCGAGTGTAGCTTTGGATTATCTTATAGACAACATCCCGGTTCCGGTTATCGGAGTTGTAAAACCCGGAGCTTATGCCGCTGCAAGAACAACTCGGAATGGCAAGATCGGTATTATTGGAACCAATGCTACAATCGATTCGAAAAGTTATTCCAAAGAACTGAAGTCTTTAAATTCACAGATAGAGATTATCTCCAGAGCGTGTCCATTATTTGTAGCCCTCGCCGAAGAGGGATGGACTATAGGGCCGATTGCGCGGATGGTTGCCGAGACCTATCTAGCCGACCTGAGATTAAGCAGCATAGATACTTTAATCCTTGGTTGCACACATTATCCGCTGCTTCGCACAGTCATAGAAGATACCCTCGGCTCGGCTGTGCAGCTTGTGGATTCCGCCGAAGCCACGGTGAAGGAGGTCAAGCGTCTTCTCGATGCAAATGGAGGTCTCAGGGCAACAGGCAATAGACCCTCCCACCGTTTTATTGTAAGTGATGCGGAAGAGCGTTTTAGGGGAGTCGGTGAACGATTCCTCGAACGACCAATAGAAGCAGTTCAAACAATAGAAATTGAGGAATTTAAATGA
- the scpB gene encoding SMC-Scp complex subunit ScpB: MSEVSKKSIVEALIFAAPSPIPQSKLVSIANLDSKNELIRIVDSLNEEYSKLGRSFRINPIAGGYQFYTIKAMAPYLREVFSIKNTPRLSRPMLDILGIIALRQPVTKPVIDKIRSADSGGPLHRLLESGLITVRGREKGPGRPFFYGTTREFLRFFGLERIEDLPSETELANLFSDKEFDSEYDESEKQIKIEEEDTINDPE; this comes from the coding sequence TTGAGTGAGGTAAGTAAAAAAAGTATCGTGGAGGCGTTGATATTTGCGGCACCAAGCCCAATTCCGCAATCAAAGCTTGTCTCAATAGCTAACCTAGATTCCAAGAACGAGCTTATTCGGATAGTCGATTCCTTGAACGAAGAATACTCAAAACTTGGAAGATCCTTCAGAATCAATCCTATTGCGGGAGGCTATCAATTTTACACAATAAAGGCTATGGCACCTTATCTCCGTGAGGTTTTCTCAATCAAGAACACTCCACGCCTTTCTCGCCCAATGCTCGATATTCTCGGAATCATTGCCCTGAGGCAACCGGTTACTAAACCTGTTATCGATAAAATACGCAGCGCGGATAGTGGAGGTCCTTTGCACAGACTTCTCGAAAGCGGCCTTATAACTGTGCGCGGGCGTGAAAAAGGCCCTGGACGACCATTTTTTTATGGAACTACGAGGGAATTTCTGCGCTTTTTTGGGCTTGAAAGAATAGAGGATCTGCCCAGCGAAACCGAACTGGCTAATCTTTTTTCCGATAAAGAATTCGACTCTGAATACGACGAATCCGAAAAACAAATTAAAATCGAGGAAGAAGACACCATCAATGACCCTGAATAA
- a CDS encoding OmpA family protein: MTHNKIKHTTCIAVIALLSITISSFAQMDNTLESARAAGIGGAYLAIGDDVNSVASNSAGLMRLNRTQLTGSYTRYFSGANIPTLQEGSIYFSPFEWTKWFFAIGASYFNHDIYNQQIGSLVIGRELFRKGSKFRLATAVNANLYRIDYNNLNFSPDFDPNDPVFSGGYDKMTYGADISLLAEIGPLSIGAKGYNLNEPEISLRTGAEGGKLIRKVRGGLAYDILGIITPVVEVEVPVSSTTSISDEMSFAVGAESWFVNKMLGARAGFNSQISSDNEIKSSAISLGMSFRSRTDWDAGLDYAIQIPIDSPVEMGQTHKVSVGIGMKRPERVITDLAVVPNSVNAVPEHVIPGQSVQINAKIENLGDMDAQNFPMSLYYFVDGKPYIACKITIDELVSGDRKDVTLDFTPVKGGQYELFASVNDQGDKAPAVHNKVLEYDLENNTWQTSLACYGPPVFDGNISTSKDQLSLSTVSKVKEEAPMVPIVFFEKTSTVIKQSRFDTMLRTIAERLLKNPGATIELKGHYDAKKEIDGGKELALSRARAVKKYFTDLGVSADKLIVVEDGYDMGAELVKNASAEFRDEISEENRNVDISVRLDESEYVCEYYYSEEQIEPSEIDYQGCVSTLETMVPFLEANPDVNVVFMGVAGCSESDCIKEAYDRAIEFRKRAQKALPNWLEARLFVLASDWVSQDEFAKVELLLDGDAIIFRPRGSASGREALEFEDIEEMQISIDPIKSEVGIDSFAIFISEDNSEEPFAILKTGKGETPSTISWNWLGSFGQPPDPEKTYFAEIYAEDIYGQSVTGKSKPISVKVKEQEERREMFIISFNFGKAEATSQYLEARVEALADRLIERAKFLGSNVRIKATVIGHTDIVGSPKANKELSLERAKKEYTRLQYGMMHILGMNSIDELDGWLKDHRVELGYEGRSFEEPMTIRYWEQGYWRSEQIGDNEVPEGRLVNRRVVLEVLTLSKQE; this comes from the coding sequence ATGACCCACAATAAGATTAAACATACGACTTGCATTGCGGTAATCGCGCTATTGTCGATTACAATCTCGAGCTTTGCTCAAATGGATAACACACTCGAAAGCGCCAGAGCGGCGGGTATCGGCGGTGCTTATCTGGCTATCGGCGATGATGTCAATTCGGTTGCGTCGAATTCTGCCGGTTTGATGCGTCTCAACAGGACACAGCTCACCGGAAGTTATACAAGATACTTCTCCGGTGCTAATATACCGACCTTGCAAGAAGGCTCTATATATTTCTCTCCTTTTGAGTGGACAAAGTGGTTCTTCGCTATCGGTGCAAGCTATTTTAATCACGATATATACAACCAGCAAATCGGTTCGTTAGTTATTGGGCGCGAGCTTTTCAGGAAGGGAAGCAAGTTCCGGCTCGCGACAGCTGTGAACGCGAACTTATATCGGATTGACTACAATAATCTGAATTTCAGTCCCGATTTCGATCCCAATGATCCCGTGTTTAGCGGTGGCTACGATAAAATGACCTATGGTGCAGATATATCGCTTTTGGCTGAGATTGGTCCATTGTCCATTGGTGCAAAAGGATACAATTTAAATGAACCAGAAATTTCTCTTCGCACCGGCGCAGAGGGTGGTAAGCTTATACGGAAGGTTAGAGGTGGCCTTGCCTATGATATCCTCGGGATAATAACACCTGTTGTCGAAGTTGAAGTTCCGGTTTCGAGCACAACCAGTATCAGTGATGAAATGAGTTTCGCTGTTGGTGCAGAATCGTGGTTTGTAAACAAAATGCTCGGTGCACGCGCCGGTTTCAACTCACAGATATCTTCCGACAACGAAATCAAAAGCAGTGCGATTAGTTTAGGTATGTCATTCCGTTCCAGAACTGATTGGGATGCCGGCCTCGATTATGCGATACAAATACCAATCGATTCGCCGGTCGAGATGGGCCAGACTCATAAAGTCTCAGTTGGAATAGGTATGAAAAGACCTGAGAGGGTCATTACCGACCTTGCTGTTGTGCCGAATTCGGTCAATGCGGTTCCGGAGCATGTTATACCCGGTCAATCTGTGCAAATAAATGCCAAGATTGAAAATCTCGGCGATATGGACGCCCAGAATTTCCCTATGAGCCTGTATTACTTTGTAGATGGAAAACCTTATATCGCTTGTAAGATAACAATCGATGAGCTTGTGTCCGGTGATAGAAAAGATGTAACACTCGATTTCACACCGGTCAAAGGAGGGCAATACGAACTTTTTGCATCCGTTAATGACCAAGGCGATAAGGCTCCGGCTGTTCACAACAAAGTCTTAGAATATGATCTTGAAAACAACACCTGGCAAACTTCGCTTGCATGTTATGGACCTCCTGTCTTCGATGGCAATATTAGCACAAGTAAAGACCAACTGTCACTATCGACCGTTTCCAAGGTTAAAGAAGAGGCTCCAATGGTGCCGATAGTATTTTTTGAAAAAACTTCGACAGTCATCAAACAAAGCAGATTCGATACTATGTTGAGGACTATTGCCGAGAGATTACTTAAAAACCCAGGAGCAACAATTGAGCTTAAAGGCCATTATGATGCGAAAAAAGAGATAGATGGGGGCAAAGAACTTGCATTAAGCCGTGCTCGTGCCGTGAAGAAGTATTTCACCGATCTCGGTGTTTCAGCGGATAAGCTTATTGTTGTCGAAGATGGTTATGATATGGGTGCGGAACTTGTAAAAAACGCTAGCGCAGAATTTAGAGACGAAATTTCCGAAGAAAATCGTAATGTAGATATTTCCGTTCGTCTTGACGAGAGCGAGTATGTCTGCGAATATTACTACAGCGAAGAGCAAATCGAACCCAGCGAAATCGATTATCAAGGGTGTGTTTCCACTTTGGAAACAATGGTGCCTTTCCTTGAGGCCAATCCCGATGTTAATGTGGTTTTTATGGGTGTTGCGGGTTGCAGTGAAAGCGACTGCATAAAAGAGGCCTACGATAGGGCGATAGAATTTCGTAAACGCGCCCAAAAAGCTCTACCAAATTGGTTGGAGGCACGTCTTTTTGTCCTAGCTTCCGATTGGGTAAGCCAAGATGAATTCGCAAAGGTCGAACTTCTTCTCGATGGCGATGCTATAATATTCAGACCCCGTGGTTCTGCTTCTGGAAGAGAGGCTCTGGAATTTGAAGATATTGAAGAAATGCAAATATCTATAGATCCAATTAAATCCGAAGTAGGCATAGATTCCTTTGCCATATTTATTTCAGAAGATAATTCCGAAGAGCCCTTTGCTATTCTCAAGACAGGTAAAGGAGAAACACCTTCTACAATCAGTTGGAATTGGCTAGGTTCCTTTGGCCAGCCTCCCGATCCCGAGAAGACATATTTTGCTGAAATTTATGCCGAAGATATATACGGTCAATCGGTAACAGGCAAATCCAAACCTATTTCAGTAAAGGTAAAGGAGCAGGAAGAAAGACGCGAGATGTTTATCATTAGCTTCAATTTTGGAAAAGCCGAAGCAACCTCACAATATCTTGAAGCGAGGGTCGAGGCTCTGGCTGATAGGCTAATCGAACGCGCAAAATTCCTTGGCTCCAATGTCCGTATTAAAGCGACAGTTATTGGCCATACAGATATTGTCGGTTCTCCGAAGGCCAACAAAGAACTATCGCTGGAGAGGGCAAAGAAGGAATATACTAGACTTCAATACGGAATGATGCACATTCTCGGTATGAATTCTATCGACGAGCTTGACGGCTGGCTTAAAGACCATAGGGTTGAGCTTGGATACGAAGGCCGAAGCTTCGAAGAACCAATGACAATCCGTTATTGGGAACAGGGTTATTGGCGTAGTGAGCAAATTGGCGACAACGAGGTTCCCGAGGGAAGACTCGTTAATCGCCGTGTTGTTCTCGAGGTTCTCACGCTGTCAAAGCAGGAATAG
- a CDS encoding zf-HC2 domain-containing protein translates to MNKGSFKNNGSKEPCGKIWGERISAYIDGELSQDERHEVEDHLRICPECRSFITTLERIKGVTMKMRFADPPDEIWKHYWTGIYNRIERGIGWIFFSIGL, encoded by the coding sequence ATGAATAAAGGGTCTTTTAAAAATAACGGTTCAAAGGAGCCATGTGGAAAAATATGGGGCGAGAGAATCTCAGCTTATATCGATGGCGAATTGTCACAGGACGAAAGGCATGAGGTAGAAGATCATCTCAGAATATGCCCCGAATGTCGTTCTTTTATAACCACTCTCGAAAGGATTAAGGGAGTTACGATGAAAATGAGGTTTGCCGATCCACCCGACGAAATTTGGAAGCACTATTGGACTGGGATTTATAATCGCATTGAGCGTGGAATTGGTTGGATATTTTTCTCAATTGGTTTGG
- a CDS encoding type IX secretion system membrane protein PorP/SprF yields MVFRDPIFLAFVLFATIAMALTPIQESLGEIYAIGVQGVEGMGANPASITGNSNHQISANATRYWLGLEDESPFTSKIAYSSPSARWGAYGAELKYFSASVQNRFDLTISYAYAFEFKNRGEVSFGLSGRWIRNQYSPTDFYRFEDDPLFNEFGYSASGLGLDLGAVYRKNRIAFGFCAKNVVQPSLSISNDMGEGYREALVYSTAASYAVKNWLIPRIQFSQNSEGKLELSAGTEILLFNGLVALRTGYSVEGFALGFGLLGRSKLPVNFDYAMLYPTGSLSKARLTNHSVGLTFNIPQSKKNKKINETGPPSFEFPDIIAAKDPHSKDMPILEIGNKGHFSAIIGNVGGKPSDNTFASVFIINTDSSMVGSPFAIPPLDPSEIYDIDWTWEPKAAGVYKFIVSADDDGSRFPLRNSKISEVDVSNNRIEIPFYVIGPIFAEVKVENEAITIPQLTYIADEEPLVPVVFFEKNSLELADRFMPTLEVIARRIAENPDIKLVLRGYTDSESETGDTSSLYFQRAKAVKNEIGKKTSSDVEVMIESVDNYNPETPRIRPLTSNTSIEDKVWAQQENRRVEMSTIVNGFETDLLYTDLSTFDVSLSQYKDSLLSISILIKRVLDENPGASLIFEADVQTGAQWQSAYDNLSELREAVIGSIQADINFQIVPVFIKLAEDFKPVVRVYLSGEGMLYRPKEAALAAKDFEIPKDKRENRISISIGEGIVDSFTISIVDQQMNTIRVLSSGSNSPPKIVVWDWRDKNGNLVDPRKIYRVELSLQDPAENIWNNYSSEISIEISDKEIRRESTIIVQFAFDEVTSTSKFLESRIESMARKIIDLSNKENSYFNVKIIGHTDPIGSDRRNMILSQERAEEEESAIRRYLRNMLDIDNDSGLEKWLADHRITLVRQGFSDGKPYEVERYRDGRFERVLLGNNVFPEGRASNRRVIIQIEEIRE; encoded by the coding sequence GTGGTATTTCGCGATCCAATATTTTTAGCATTCGTCCTTTTTGCGACAATTGCTATGGCTCTTACGCCTATTCAGGAAAGCCTCGGTGAAATATATGCTATAGGTGTCCAGGGTGTCGAGGGTATGGGTGCGAATCCAGCATCGATTACCGGGAATTCGAATCATCAGATATCGGCAAATGCAACTAGATATTGGCTTGGGCTCGAGGATGAAAGCCCCTTTACCTCTAAAATAGCTTACTCTTCACCCTCTGCAAGATGGGGTGCTTATGGTGCCGAATTAAAATACTTCAGCGCTAGTGTCCAGAATAGGTTTGATCTTACCATTTCCTATGCCTACGCCTTCGAATTCAAGAATAGAGGTGAGGTTTCCTTTGGGCTTTCAGGGAGGTGGATAAGGAACCAATATAGTCCTACGGATTTCTATCGCTTCGAGGATGATCCCCTTTTTAATGAATTTGGTTATTCAGCAAGCGGATTAGGTCTGGATTTGGGTGCGGTATATAGAAAAAACCGCATAGCCTTCGGTTTTTGTGCAAAAAATGTTGTTCAACCCTCGCTTTCTATCTCAAACGATATGGGGGAGGGGTACAGAGAGGCGCTGGTTTATTCGACTGCCGCCTCGTATGCTGTGAAGAATTGGCTAATCCCGAGGATACAATTTTCCCAGAATTCAGAAGGGAAATTGGAACTATCCGCAGGAACAGAGATTTTATTATTCAATGGTCTAGTTGCACTGAGAACTGGATATAGCGTTGAAGGTTTTGCATTAGGGTTCGGTCTTTTAGGAAGATCTAAATTACCGGTGAATTTCGATTATGCCATGCTCTATCCAACGGGCTCCTTATCGAAAGCTCGACTAACGAATCACTCAGTAGGATTGACTTTTAACATCCCCCAGAGCAAAAAGAATAAAAAGATTAACGAAACAGGTCCACCTTCGTTTGAATTTCCCGATATTATTGCCGCGAAAGATCCTCATAGTAAGGATATGCCGATTTTAGAGATAGGCAATAAAGGCCACTTCAGTGCAATAATCGGAAATGTTGGAGGAAAGCCATCAGATAACACTTTCGCTTCAGTTTTCATTATTAATACGGATTCATCTATGGTAGGGTCCCCGTTTGCGATTCCTCCTCTTGATCCTTCGGAGATCTACGATATCGATTGGACATGGGAGCCAAAAGCAGCAGGTGTATATAAATTCATCGTTTCCGCCGATGACGATGGTTCACGTTTTCCTTTGCGTAACAGCAAAATATCGGAGGTCGATGTATCAAATAATAGGATAGAAATTCCATTTTATGTGATCGGACCCATATTTGCCGAGGTAAAGGTAGAGAATGAGGCTATAACGATACCGCAACTTACATATATCGCTGACGAGGAACCCCTCGTTCCGGTGGTCTTTTTTGAAAAAAACAGCTTGGAATTGGCAGATCGCTTTATGCCTACTCTCGAGGTAATAGCCAGGCGCATTGCCGAGAATCCGGATATTAAGCTTGTTCTTCGTGGATATACAGACTCCGAAAGCGAGACTGGCGATACCAGTAGTTTGTATTTTCAAAGGGCTAAAGCTGTTAAAAACGAAATAGGTAAAAAGACTAGCAGTGATGTCGAAGTTATGATTGAAAGCGTGGATAACTACAATCCCGAAACCCCCCGGATAAGACCGCTAACATCCAATACATCAATAGAAGACAAGGTTTGGGCACAACAGGAAAATCGTCGTGTAGAGATGTCCACTATAGTTAATGGTTTCGAGACTGACCTGCTTTATACCGATCTTTCTACCTTCGATGTTTCTCTATCGCAATATAAAGACTCGCTTCTTTCGATTTCTATTTTGATTAAAAGAGTTTTGGATGAGAATCCAGGAGCCTCTTTAATCTTCGAGGCAGATGTGCAAACTGGTGCTCAATGGCAGTCGGCATACGATAACCTTTCAGAGTTGCGTGAAGCGGTTATTGGTTCGATTCAAGCAGATATTAACTTTCAAATAGTGCCTGTATTCATTAAACTCGCCGAAGATTTTAAGCCGGTAGTTCGAGTATATCTCAGCGGGGAGGGCATGCTGTATCGACCCAAAGAGGCTGCTCTTGCCGCTAAGGATTTTGAGATACCAAAAGATAAAAGAGAAAACAGAATATCCATTAGTATTGGCGAAGGTATTGTAGATAGCTTCACAATAAGTATTGTAGATCAACAGATGAATACTATAAGAGTTCTGTCGAGTGGGTCGAATAGCCCCCCAAAGATTGTTGTATGGGATTGGCGTGATAAAAACGGCAATCTGGTCGATCCACGTAAAATATATAGAGTGGAGTTATCCCTTCAAGATCCCGCAGAAAATATTTGGAATAACTATTCCAGTGAAATATCAATAGAAATAAGCGATAAGGAGATTAGGCGCGAAAGCACAATTATTGTGCAGTTCGCTTTCGATGAGGTTACATCTACCAGCAAGTTCCTAGAATCGCGTATCGAGTCTATGGCTCGTAAAATTATTGATTTAAGCAATAAGGAAAATTCTTACTTTAATGTAAAAATCATAGGCCATACAGACCCTATCGGTTCAGACCGAAGGAACATGATTTTAAGTCAGGAACGCGCCGAAGAAGAAGAATCCGCTATACGCCGCTATTTAAGAAATATGCTGGATATCGATAACGATAGCGGGCTTGAAAAATGGCTTGCCGACCACCGTATAACTCTTGTTCGCCAGGGTTTTTCCGATGGAAAACCCTACGAGGTCGAGCGTTATCGTGACGGCCGTTTTGAAAGAGTTCTTTTAGGGAATAATGTTTTTCCAGAAGGCCGCGCTTCGAATCGCCGTGTAATAATACAAATCGAAGAAATACGCGAATAA
- a CDS encoding segregation/condensation protein A, which yields MENETKKYIDDRCRVHLEMFEGPLDLLLYLIRRDEIDIYDIPITYVVKEYTTYLDKMEALDLSLAGEYLLMAALLMNIKARMLIPNPELDVEEIDDPRTELVEMLVEYKLYKKVSDKLFKFREEQENLFPKGSYPDSKDPSNYTVEELASVDLYSLFRSAWEMLKRENLILPGYESGELDVEERMNEIRSMLTKRKKARFLDLFDGPITIMIFVATFIALLELVREKVVKIHQRDSFSDIWLFHKEEGKLE from the coding sequence ATGGAAAACGAAACAAAAAAATATATCGATGATCGTTGTCGAGTGCATCTCGAGATGTTCGAGGGGCCACTCGACCTTTTATTATATCTCATAAGACGAGATGAGATAGATATATACGATATTCCGATAACATATGTTGTTAAGGAATACACAACTTACCTCGATAAAATGGAGGCTTTGGACCTCTCCCTCGCCGGCGAATATCTCCTGATGGCAGCGCTTCTAATGAATATTAAAGCTCGTATGCTTATACCAAATCCTGAGCTTGATGTCGAGGAGATTGATGATCCCCGAACCGAACTTGTAGAGATGCTGGTCGAATACAAGCTTTACAAAAAAGTCAGTGATAAGCTATTTAAATTTCGTGAGGAACAGGAGAATCTCTTTCCAAAAGGAAGCTACCCCGATTCTAAAGACCCCTCGAATTACACTGTCGAAGAACTTGCGTCGGTTGATCTTTATAGCCTTTTTCGTTCCGCATGGGAGATGCTCAAAAGAGAAAATCTTATTCTTCCCGGCTACGAAAGCGGTGAGCTTGATGTCGAGGAGCGAATGAACGAAATACGCAGTATGTTGACTAAACGCAAAAAAGCTCGTTTTTTAGATCTCTTTGACGGTCCGATTACGATTATGATCTTCGTGGCCACATTTATAGCTCTTCTCGAGCTTGTTCGAGAGAAGGTTGTTAAAATTCACCAACGAGATTCTTTCAGCGATATCTGGCTTTTCCATAAAGAGGAGGGAAAACTTGAGTGA
- a CDS encoding cold-shock protein: MPLGTVKRFDKKKGFGFISADEGFDGDIFVHYSDIVGEGYKMLVPGQRVEFDITESDRGHKAVNVTRIE; the protein is encoded by the coding sequence ATGCCTTTAGGAACCGTTAAAAGATTTGATAAAAAGAAAGGCTTCGGGTTTATCTCCGCTGATGAAGGATTCGATGGAGATATTTTTGTGCATTATTCTGATATAGTTGGAGAAGGCTACAAAATGCTTGTCCCTGGGCAAAGAGTCGAATTTGATATTACTGAAAGCGATAGAGGGCATAAAGCTGTTAATGTTACCCGCATTGAGTAA
- a CDS encoding sigma-70 family RNA polymerase sigma factor, with protein MNILSFCVNSISVRLKPKEISNDSDLIPQIKKGDKVAFQMLVDRHKRRAFYAALGMVSDRDNALDLTQDAWVIVYSSMESFHDGHPFYPWFYRILMNLCKNFLRHKKVVDRVVIGSINDEWIAEIEGNVLKPESLVEEREAKALVWKAIECLSPEHKEVIILAHFENLSYEKIAELTGVAIGTVMSRLYYARKKLAQQIGQYYE; from the coding sequence TTGAATATTCTATCCTTCTGCGTTAATAGTATTTCGGTTAGGCTGAAACCGAAGGAAATCTCCAACGATTCAGACCTTATACCCCAAATTAAAAAAGGGGATAAGGTAGCCTTTCAAATGCTAGTTGACAGACATAAAAGACGCGCTTTTTACGCCGCGCTCGGAATGGTTAGCGATAGAGATAACGCACTTGATCTGACTCAAGATGCTTGGGTTATCGTTTATTCAAGCATGGAGTCTTTCCACGACGGCCACCCGTTCTACCCATGGTTTTATAGAATTCTTATGAATCTCTGTAAGAATTTTTTAAGACATAAAAAGGTTGTGGATAGGGTCGTCATTGGCAGTATAAACGACGAATGGATTGCTGAGATTGAAGGCAATGTTCTTAAACCCGAAAGCCTAGTCGAAGAAAGAGAGGCAAAAGCTCTTGTCTGGAAGGCTATAGAATGCCTTTCACCCGAACACAAGGAAGTTATAATACTCGCTCATTTCGAAAACCTAAGTTACGAGAAAATTGCCGAACTCACCGGAGTTGCAATAGGAACAGTCATGAGTAGGTTGTATTATGCGCGTAAGAAATTAGCGCAACAAATAGGTCAATATTATGAATAA
- a CDS encoding rRNA pseudouridine synthase encodes MTLNKSNEYRLNSFIAKATGISRRKADEAIKNGEVSIDGEVILNPGTKVVNNPVVKYQAQEIQLPEKNIWVIMNKPAGYITSRNDPPGRPIVMDLLPKSLAHLFPVGRLDSFTTGILFFTNDGKTAQRILHPKYCVPREYRVEIEGRLSFIEIELANKGVILDGRRAVPRRIERMKTGSSSEIWLVEFAEGRYHEVRRFFAALGHKIKSLERLSFAGINTRGLKKGEWCYMTEKEILQFKNKLENYARL; translated from the coding sequence ATGACCCTGAATAAATCAAATGAATATAGATTGAATTCCTTTATTGCAAAGGCCACCGGTATCTCTCGCCGAAAAGCAGATGAAGCTATCAAAAACGGCGAAGTCTCCATCGATGGGGAAGTAATTCTCAACCCGGGAACGAAAGTCGTGAATAATCCCGTTGTTAAATACCAAGCTCAAGAAATTCAACTTCCCGAAAAAAATATCTGGGTAATAATGAACAAACCCGCAGGATATATAACTTCTCGAAACGATCCGCCGGGTAGGCCAATTGTCATGGATTTGTTACCTAAAAGCCTAGCACACCTTTTTCCTGTTGGCAGGCTCGATTCATTTACGACCGGAATCCTATTTTTCACTAATGACGGCAAAACTGCACAGCGAATACTTCACCCTAAATATTGTGTTCCCAGAGAATATCGCGTAGAAATAGAGGGCAGGCTTTCGTTTATTGAAATCGAGCTTGCGAATAAAGGTGTGATCCTCGATGGGAGGCGCGCGGTTCCTCGCAGAATCGAGAGAATGAAAACAGGTTCGTCATCAGAAATCTGGTTGGTGGAATTCGCAGAGGGAAGATACCATGAGGTTCGTCGTTTTTTCGCAGCTTTGGGACACAAGATAAAGTCACTCGAGCGTTTGTCCTTTGCGGGTATAAATACTAGGGGTTTGAAAAAAGGCGAATGGTGCTATATGACCGAGAAAGAAATATTACAATTTAAAAATAAACTGGAGAATTATGCCCGACTGTAA